From Pararhodobacter zhoushanensis, the proteins below share one genomic window:
- the phaC gene encoding class I poly(R)-hydroxyalkanoic acid synthase, translating into MATSEYENSEGLEALNANLARIETLTQRLIAGFAQQSPQRPDLQAPDPSLYMKAASAYWTEMVQNPSKILEQQVGYWGKTLKHFVEAQEALRAGQLSAPEDHTPDDKRFTNPLWKTHPYFNYIKQQYMLSSAAIQSAIDELDTIEPREKRRLEYFGKQIIDMMAPTNFLGTNPDALMKAVETEGESLVKGLENLVRDIEANKGDLLVTLADRDAFKVGGNIGTTEGSVVYRNRMFELIQYKPTTEKVHETPLLIFPPWINKFYIMDLKPQNSLIKWIVDQGYTLFVVSWVNPDASFGDVGLDTYVEQGYLEAIAKVKELCSVKAINVIGYCIAGTTLSLTLALMDKRKDKSIKSATFFTTLTDFSDQGEVGVFLEDDFVDGIEAEAKLSGYLRSYYMTKTFSYLRSNDLIYAPAIRSYMMGEAPPAFDLLFWNGDGTNLPGRMTVEYLRALCQRNELCDGGFELLGEKLHISGVKVPLCAIACETDHIAAWRSSFRGVGQMGSTNKTFILSESGHIAGIINPPNKKKYGHYTSDAPVDGDAEAWRAQSEYYQGSWWPRWEEWLRSRSGKLISARSLGDSAMEPAPGTYVLSNIDA; encoded by the coding sequence ATGGCAACTTCTGAATACGAAAATTCAGAGGGACTTGAGGCCCTGAACGCCAATCTGGCGCGCATCGAGACGCTGACGCAACGTCTGATTGCGGGGTTTGCCCAGCAGAGCCCGCAGCGCCCCGACCTGCAAGCGCCAGACCCCTCGCTCTATATGAAAGCGGCCTCGGCCTACTGGACCGAGATGGTGCAGAACCCGTCCAAAATACTGGAGCAGCAGGTCGGCTATTGGGGCAAGACGCTCAAGCATTTCGTTGAAGCCCAAGAGGCCCTGCGCGCCGGTCAGCTTTCCGCGCCTGAGGATCACACCCCCGACGATAAGCGCTTCACCAACCCGCTGTGGAAGACGCATCCCTATTTCAACTACATCAAGCAGCAGTACATGCTGTCCTCGGCGGCGATCCAGTCGGCGATTGACGAGCTGGACACCATCGAGCCGCGCGAAAAGCGCCGGTTGGAGTATTTCGGCAAGCAGATCATCGACATGATGGCGCCGACCAACTTTCTGGGCACCAACCCCGATGCGCTGATGAAAGCGGTCGAGACTGAAGGTGAGTCTCTGGTCAAGGGTCTGGAAAATCTGGTGCGCGACATCGAGGCCAACAAGGGCGATCTGCTGGTCACGCTGGCCGACCGCGACGCGTTCAAGGTCGGCGGCAATATCGGCACGACCGAGGGTTCGGTGGTCTACCGCAACCGCATGTTCGAGCTGATCCAGTACAAGCCCACGACCGAAAAAGTCCACGAAACGCCGCTGCTTATCTTCCCGCCGTGGATCAACAAATTCTACATCATGGACCTCAAGCCGCAGAACAGCCTGATCAAGTGGATCGTCGATCAGGGCTATACGCTGTTCGTGGTCAGCTGGGTGAACCCCGATGCCAGCTTTGGCGATGTCGGTCTGGATACCTATGTCGAGCAGGGCTATCTGGAAGCGATCGCCAAGGTGAAAGAGCTGTGCAGCGTCAAGGCGATCAACGTGATCGGCTATTGCATCGCGGGCACCACGCTGAGCCTGACGCTGGCTTTGATGGACAAGCGCAAGGACAAGTCGATCAAGTCGGCGACCTTCTTTACCACGCTTACCGATTTTTCGGATCAGGGAGAGGTGGGCGTCTTCCTTGAGGATGATTTCGTCGACGGGATCGAGGCCGAGGCGAAGCTCTCGGGCTATCTGCGCTCGTATTACATGACCAAGACGTTCAGCTATCTGCGCTCGAACGACCTGATCTATGCGCCTGCGATCCGCAGCTACATGATGGGCGAGGCCCCGCCCGCCTTCGATCTGCTGTTCTGGAACGGCGACGGCACCAATCTGCCCGGTCGCATGACGGTCGAATACCTGCGCGCGCTGTGCCAGCGCAATGAGCTGTGCGACGGCGGGTTCGAATTGTTGGGCGAAAAGCTGCATATCTCGGGCGTGAAAGTGCCGCTTTGTGCCATCGCCTGCGAGACGGACCATATCGCCGCCTGGCGTTCCAGCTTCCGGGGCGTGGGGCAGATGGGGTCGACGAACAAGACCTTCATCCTGTCCGAGTCTGGCCATATCGCCGGGATCATCAACCCGCCGAACAAGAAGAAATACGGCCATTACACCTCGGACGCGCCGGTCGATGGCGATGCCGAGGCATGGCGGGCGCAGTCCGAATATTATCAGGGCTCGTGGTGGCCGCGCTGGGAAGAGTGGCTGCGCAGCCGGTCGGGCAAGCTGATTTCTGCTCGCTCTCTGGGTGATTCGGCGATGGAGCCTGCACCCGGAACCTATGTGCTGTCGAATATCGACGCCTGA
- a CDS encoding phasin family protein, with the protein MTKNDFTKSMQDMMGAFPVDTKAMQDAFKTQAALGEKMSKVVLEAAEKSAEVSTKWTKSTLAKIGEVSTVKAEPADYAKAYTDFASASAEMASEHMSAFAEIAKRVQMDTVELMLAAGKDMSAEATAAVQKATTDMTAAAKKATDEVTAAAKKAGAAAK; encoded by the coding sequence ATGACCAAGAACGATTTCACCAAATCCATGCAAGACATGATGGGCGCTTTCCCGGTCGACACCAAAGCGATGCAGGACGCGTTCAAAACCCAGGCCGCTCTGGGCGAGAAGATGAGCAAAGTTGTGCTGGAAGCCGCCGAGAAGTCGGCTGAAGTCTCGACCAAATGGACCAAGTCGACCCTCGCCAAAATCGGCGAAGTCTCGACCGTCAAGGCCGAGCCCGCCGACTACGCCAAAGCCTACACCGATTTCGCCTCGGCCTCGGCTGAAATGGCCTCCGAGCACATGTCGGCTTTCGCCGAGATCGCCAAGCGCGTTCAGATGGACACCGTCGAGCTGATGCTCGCCGCTGGCAAAGACATGTCGGCTGAAGCCACTGCTGCTGTGCAGAAAGCGACCACCGACATGACCGCCGCTGCGAAAAAAGCGACCGACGAAGTCACCGCTGCCGCCAAAAAAGCCGGCGCTGCTGCGAAGTAA
- the phaR gene encoding polyhydroxyalkanoate synthesis repressor PhaR — MSETEKPLLIKRYASRRLYNTESSDYVTLEDIAGFIRAGREVQIVDLKTGDDLTRQYLLQIVAEHESRGENVLPLDVLTDLVRSYTAQAQSVVPQFLAMSFDMLREGPNKLAAINPMMAQMSKMPGFDAMQRQQQAFMEQMMVGWQKIPGFAEGEAEAEASTDSADEDLSAIRRQLAALEAKLSKMGK, encoded by the coding sequence GTGTCCGAGACCGAAAAGCCGCTCTTGATCAAACGTTATGCCTCGCGCCGCCTCTACAACACGGAAAGCAGCGATTACGTTACCCTAGAGGATATCGCCGGGTTCATTCGTGCCGGGCGCGAAGTGCAGATCGTTGATCTCAAGACAGGCGATGACCTGACCCGCCAATACCTGCTGCAGATCGTTGCCGAGCATGAAAGCCGTGGTGAGAATGTCCTGCCGCTGGATGTGCTGACCGATCTGGTGCGCAGCTATACCGCGCAGGCGCAGAGCGTCGTGCCGCAGTTTCTGGCAATGTCGTTCGATATGCTGCGCGAAGGGCCCAACAAACTGGCCGCGATCAACCCGATGATGGCGCAGATGTCCAAGATGCCCGGCTTTGACGCGATGCAGCGTCAGCAGCAGGCGTTCATGGAGCAGATGATGGTCGGCTGGCAGAAGATCCCCGGCTTTGCCGAGGGTGAGGCCGAGGCCGAAGCCTCGACCGACAGCGCCGACGAAGACCTCAGCGCGATCCGCCGTCAGCTGGCCGCACTGGAAGCCAAGCTCAGCAAGATGGGCAAGTGA
- a CDS encoding glycosyltransferase family 2 protein, whose protein sequence is MPDAPSVITLTTIPPRFGALGPTLASLVAQDVPAPVELWIPETYSRFPKWDGSLPTLPAGVTIRRCARDWGPATKVVPAALERAGEAVDLLFCDDDSIYAPDWHRRFKALRRERPGDALAALGRHLPGRAQGPRLRDDRMPRMRRLSPTVVAPIFARQGYGDGPPVALVGKSGYADLLGGWCGVMVRPSFFAPQLAEGPGRWWPVDDVWLSGMLELGGTAIWVDASILPPGRRNVGGTADLTRLSVDGDGRVALDMGCAADLMSQHGIWTAESLGMPG, encoded by the coding sequence ATGCCTGACGCCCCCAGTGTCATTACGCTGACCACGATCCCGCCCCGTTTCGGGGCGCTTGGTCCCACGCTCGCCAGCCTTGTGGCGCAAGATGTGCCCGCGCCGGTCGAGCTGTGGATACCGGAAACCTATTCCCGGTTCCCCAAATGGGACGGCAGTTTGCCCACCCTGCCAGCGGGCGTCACCATTCGACGGTGCGCGCGTGACTGGGGACCGGCGACCAAGGTCGTTCCCGCCGCGCTCGAGCGTGCCGGTGAGGCCGTGGATCTGCTGTTTTGCGATGACGATTCGATCTATGCACCCGACTGGCACCGGCGTTTCAAGGCATTGCGCCGCGAGCGCCCCGGTGACGCCCTGGCTGCACTGGGGCGCCACCTGCCGGGCCGCGCACAAGGGCCGCGGCTGCGCGATGACCGCATGCCCCGAATGCGTCGCCTGTCCCCCACTGTCGTGGCGCCGATTTTTGCAAGGCAGGGCTACGGCGACGGGCCGCCTGTCGCGCTGGTCGGCAAGAGCGGCTATGCCGATCTGCTGGGCGGCTGGTGCGGCGTGATGGTGCGCCCGTCCTTCTTTGCGCCGCAACTTGCCGAAGGGCCGGGCCGATGGTGGCCGGTCGATGACGTCTGGCTGTCGGGAATGCTCGAACTCGGCGGCACGGCCATCTGGGTCGACGCAAGCATCCTGCCACCCGGACGGCGCAACGTCGGTGGCACCGCCGATCTGACCCGACTCAGCGTCGATGGTGACGGGCGTGTCGCGCTGGACATGGGCTGTGCTGCCGACCTGATGTCACAGCATGGCATCTGGACCGCCGAGTCGCTGGGGATGCCCGGCTGA
- a CDS encoding ASKHA domain-containing protein, with protein MASDALVIFTPSGKRGRFAVGTPVLTAARQLGVDLDSVCGGRGICSKCQVSPGVGAFPKHGVTVAADALSDWNAVEQRYKDKRGMLDGRRLGCQAKVMGDVVIDVPPESQLHRQVVRKAASARVVQMDPATRLYYVEVAEPDMHEPSGDLERLALALKDQWQIEAIEAGPSVLRKLQPVLRKGKWSVTAAVFRDHHGGAAKLLDVFPGFYDGPLAGLAIDLGSTTIAAHLCDLRDGRVLASGGVMNPQIRFGEDLMSRVSYAMMNPGGDVEMTASVRDALNALAISVAAEAVIDPRAIMETVVVCNPVMHHLFLGIDPVELGQAPFALATSSSLSLPARDLGLSAINAEARLYTLPCIAGHVGADAAAVALSEAPQLRDELVLIVDVGTNAEILLGNKKRVLACSSPTGPAFEGAQISSGQRAAPGAIERIEIDPETKEPRFRVIGSDLWSDEPGFAEATAHTGITGICGSGIIEAVAELRMAGIVDAAGLMGAPAQTGTERSVAEGRTYSYLIHDGSAQNGPRITVTQGDIRAIQLAKSALYAGARLLMDEMGVDHIDHVVLAGAFGAHISAKHAMVLGMIPDCPLDNVTSAGNAAGTGARIALCNIAARAGIEAQVKQIHKVETAIEPRFQEHFVNASAMPHAVDSFPHLSTVLTLPQVNHNMGSSGDGGGRRRRR; from the coding sequence ATGGCAAGCGACGCGCTGGTGATCTTTACCCCCTCGGGCAAGCGGGGGCGGTTTGCGGTGGGGACACCCGTGCTGACAGCGGCGCGGCAACTGGGGGTCGATCTGGACTCGGTCTGCGGCGGGCGCGGGATTTGTTCCAAGTGTCAGGTCTCGCCCGGCGTCGGAGCGTTCCCCAAGCACGGCGTCACCGTCGCCGCCGATGCGCTCAGCGACTGGAACGCGGTCGAGCAGCGCTACAAGGACAAGCGCGGCATGCTGGACGGGCGGCGGCTGGGCTGTCAGGCCAAGGTCATGGGCGATGTGGTCATCGACGTGCCGCCGGAAAGCCAGTTGCACCGGCAGGTGGTGCGCAAGGCTGCCAGCGCGCGGGTGGTGCAGATGGACCCGGCAACGCGGCTTTACTACGTCGAGGTGGCCGAGCCCGACATGCACGAGCCCTCTGGCGATCTGGAGAGGCTGGCGCTGGCGCTCAAGGACCAGTGGCAGATTGAGGCGATCGAGGCCGGACCGTCTGTGTTGCGCAAGCTCCAACCCGTGCTGCGCAAGGGCAAATGGAGTGTGACAGCGGCGGTGTTCCGCGACCATCACGGCGGTGCCGCAAAACTTCTCGACGTGTTCCCCGGCTTTTATGACGGCCCTCTGGCAGGGCTTGCGATTGATCTGGGATCGACCACGATTGCCGCGCATCTGTGCGATCTGCGTGACGGGCGGGTGCTGGCGTCGGGCGGGGTCATGAACCCGCAGATCCGCTTTGGTGAAGATCTGATGAGCCGCGTTTCTTATGCGATGATGAACCCCGGCGGCGATGTCGAGATGACGGCATCGGTGCGCGACGCCTTGAATGCCTTGGCAATTTCCGTGGCGGCAGAGGCGGTGATCGACCCGCGGGCGATCATGGAAACCGTCGTTGTGTGCAACCCGGTGATGCACCACCTGTTTCTGGGCATCGACCCGGTTGAGCTGGGTCAGGCCCCGTTTGCGCTGGCCACGTCGTCGTCGCTGTCGCTGCCCGCGCGCGATCTGGGTCTGAGCGCCATCAACGCCGAAGCGCGGCTCTACACCCTGCCCTGCATCGCCGGGCATGTCGGCGCGGATGCCGCCGCTGTGGCGCTATCCGAGGCACCGCAGTTGCGCGACGAGCTGGTGCTGATCGTCGATGTGGGCACCAATGCCGAGATCCTGCTGGGCAACAAAAAGCGGGTTCTGGCCTGTTCCTCGCCCACCGGACCGGCGTTCGAGGGCGCGCAGATTTCCAGCGGCCAGCGCGCGGCCCCCGGGGCCATCGAGCGGATCGAGATCGATCCTGAGACCAAGGAACCTCGCTTTCGCGTCATCGGCAGCGACCTGTGGTCGGATGAACCCGGCTTTGCCGAGGCCACCGCGCATACCGGGATCACCGGCATCTGTGGGTCGGGCATCATCGAGGCGGTGGCGGAACTCCGCATGGCCGGGATCGTCGATGCGGCGGGCCTGATGGGCGCTCCGGCGCAGACCGGCACCGAACGCAGCGTGGCCGAGGGGCGCACCTATTCCTACCTGATCCACGATGGCAGCGCGCAGAACGGTCCGCGCATCACCGTCACACAGGGTGATATCCGGGCGATTCAGCTGGCGAAATCAGCGCTTTATGCGGGCGCGCGCCTGCTGATGGATGAGATGGGCGTGGACCATATCGACCATGTCGTGCTTGCCGGAGCCTTTGGCGCGCATATCAGCGCCAAGCATGCGATGGTGTTGGGGATGATCCCCGATTGCCCGCTGGACAACGTCACCAGCGCGGGCAATGCCGCCGGAACCGGCGCGCGGATCGCGCTGTGCAACATCGCGGCGCGGGCCGGGATCGAGGCGCAGGTCAAGCAGATCCACAAGGTTGAAACCGCGATCGAGCCGCGCTTTCAGGAGCATTTCGTCAACGCTTCGGCCATGCCGCATGCAGTGGACAGCTTCCCGCATCTCAGCACGGTCCTGACCCTGCCGCAGGTCAATCACAACATGGGCAGCAGTGGCGATGGCGGCGGTCGGCGGCGGCGGCGCTGA
- a CDS encoding DUF6477 family protein has protein sequence MIGASLFQPSKGIAHDLHPRDSILMVLSELTTMRRPQLLMRTARHGAMDYVRETDLRRILRLPATPPPGVATLRHLIALEAQHDDLRTRAPHEAGNPWRAPRHVEVLIALIAEARLLAQAATP, from the coding sequence ATGATCGGGGCGTCACTTTTCCAACCTTCGAAAGGAATCGCCCATGACCTGCACCCCCGTGACTCGATCCTGATGGTCCTGTCCGAGCTGACCACTATGCGCCGTCCGCAACTGCTGATGCGCACGGCGCGTCATGGCGCCATGGACTATGTCCGCGAAACCGATCTGCGCCGTATCCTGCGCCTGCCCGCCACGCCGCCCCCCGGCGTGGCGACGCTGCGCCACCTGATCGCGCTGGAGGCACAGCACGATGACCTGCGCACCCGCGCCCCCCACGAAGCGGGCAATCCATGGCGCGCGCCACGTCACGTCGAGGTGCTGATCGCGCTGATCGCCGAGGCCCGGCTGCTGGCACAGGCCGCAACACCCTGA
- a CDS encoding DUF6456 domain-containing protein gives MTANLSPITHLPEWVPSAVRLYLSHTESGRSLRDIARAEGVHASTVLRQVRRFENRRDDLLVECALGRLRQSDTRLPLIGDGGPDAPPPPCEETLDAEARRVLPRLAEEGALLVVAPDMERAVVLRDGASGTVRLAVLDRPVAEAFALRDWIACVQAGRVLRYELTTTGRAALRRLVQGDDPQASTLRASEDDECRGTRPITVESPVTALARRRDKDGKPFLTPDLVAAAERLREDFETAQTGPRVTQDWERLLTGPQKSVGGSSRGASGARNRVLMALAELGPGLADMALRCCCFMEGLETAERHMGWSARSGKIVLRIALLRLQRHYETLGDAGKMIG, from the coding sequence ATGACCGCCAATCTTTCGCCGATCACGCATCTGCCCGAGTGGGTGCCCTCGGCCGTCCGGCTGTATCTGTCGCATACCGAAAGCGGGCGTTCGCTGCGCGACATCGCCCGGGCCGAAGGGGTGCATGCCTCGACGGTGCTGCGTCAGGTGCGCCGGTTCGAGAACCGCCGCGACGATCTGCTGGTGGAGTGCGCGCTGGGGCGGCTGCGCCAGAGCGACACGAGGCTGCCCCTGATCGGCGACGGCGGTCCCGATGCACCGCCGCCGCCTTGCGAAGAAACGCTGGATGCCGAGGCGCGGCGGGTTCTTCCCCGTCTGGCCGAGGAGGGCGCGCTGCTGGTTGTCGCCCCGGACATGGAGCGCGCGGTTGTTCTGCGGGACGGGGCGTCGGGTACGGTGCGGCTGGCGGTGCTCGACCGCCCGGTGGCCGAAGCCTTTGCACTGCGCGACTGGATCGCCTGCGTGCAGGCAGGCCGGGTGCTGCGCTACGAACTCACCACCACGGGGCGTGCAGCGTTGCGGCGGTTGGTGCAGGGCGATGACCCTCAGGCGTCAACGCTGCGCGCGTCCGAGGATGACGAGTGCCGGGGCACCCGCCCGATCACCGTGGAATCGCCGGTGACGGCGCTTGCCCGGCGGCGCGACAAGGACGGCAAGCCCTTCCTGACGCCCGATCTGGTCGCCGCCGCCGAACGCCTGCGGGAAGATTTCGAGACCGCGCAGACCGGCCCTCGCGTGACGCAGGACTGGGAGCGGCTGCTGACCGGTCCGCAAAAATCGGTCGGCGGCAGCAGCCGGGGTGCGTCGGGTGCCCGCAACCGGGTGCTGATGGCGCTGGCGGAACTGGGGCCGGGACTGGCCGATATGGCCCTGCGCTGCTGCTGTTTCATGGAGGGGTTAGAGACCGCCGAGCGCCACATGGGCTGGTCAGCGCGCTCGGGCAAGATCGTTCTGCGCATTGCGCTGCTGCGGTTGCAGCGGCACTATGAGACGCTTGGCGACGCAGGAAAGATGATTGGTTGA
- the trpD gene encoding anthranilate phosphoribosyltransferase, with the protein MSSIKPLIATAAERPLTRAEAEQAFSILFAGDATPAQMGGLLMTLRTRGETVDEYAAAAAVMRARCVKVRAPEGAMDIVGTGGDGKGTLNISTATAFVVAGAGVTVAKHGNRNLSSKSGAADALGALGINVMVGAAEVERVIRDVGIGFMMAPMHHPAMRHVGPVRTELGTRTIFNILGPLTNPAGVKRQLTGVFAPALVRPMAEVLLALGSEKAWLVHGGDGTDELSIAAPSMVVALENGALREFTVHPEDAGLPLHPFDDLLGGDPAENAVELKAVLAGAGRPAYRDAVLLNAAAALMVADKATTLKEGVAMARESIMSGAAAAKVAGLARLVPIG; encoded by the coding sequence ATGAGCAGCATCAAACCCCTGATCGCCACCGCCGCCGAGCGGCCCCTGACCCGCGCCGAGGCCGAGCAGGCCTTCTCGATCCTGTTTGCGGGCGATGCGACCCCGGCGCAGATGGGCGGGCTGTTGATGACCCTGCGCACGCGCGGCGAGACCGTGGATGAATACGCCGCCGCCGCCGCCGTGATGCGCGCACGCTGCGTCAAGGTCCGCGCGCCCGAGGGGGCGATGGACATCGTCGGCACGGGCGGTGACGGCAAGGGCACGCTGAACATCTCGACCGCGACAGCCTTTGTGGTTGCCGGTGCGGGGGTTACCGTGGCCAAGCACGGCAACCGCAACCTGTCGTCGAAATCGGGCGCGGCGGATGCACTGGGCGCGCTGGGGATCAACGTGATGGTCGGTGCCGCCGAAGTCGAGCGTGTGATCCGGGATGTCGGCATCGGCTTCATGATGGCGCCGATGCACCATCCGGCGATGCGCCACGTCGGGCCAGTGCGGACCGAACTGGGCACGCGGACAATCTTCAACATCCTGGGGCCGCTGACCAACCCGGCCGGGGTCAAGCGGCAGCTGACCGGGGTCTTCGCGCCCGCGCTGGTGCGCCCGATGGCCGAGGTGCTGCTGGCGCTGGGGTCGGAAAAGGCGTGGCTGGTGCATGGCGGCGACGGCACGGACGAGCTGTCGATTGCCGCGCCCTCGATGGTAGTGGCGCTGGAGAACGGTGCGCTGCGCGAGTTCACTGTGCACCCCGAGGATGCCGGGCTGCCGCTGCATCCGTTCGACGATCTTCTGGGGGGCGACCCGGCCGAGAATGCAGTCGAGCTGAAAGCGGTTCTGGCCGGTGCCGGGCGACCTGCCTACCGCGACGCCGTGCTGCTGAACGCGGCGGCGGCGCTGATGGTGGCCGACAAGGCGACGACGCTGAAAGAAGGCGTCGCCATGGCACGCGAGAGCATCATGTCGGGCGCGGCGGCGGCCAAGGTCGCGGGACTGGCACGGCTGGTGCCGATCGGGTGA
- a CDS encoding anthranilate synthase component II codes for MLLLIDNYDSFTYNLVHYFGELGAEVVVKRNDALDVQQAMALNPSAIVLSPGPCDPDQAGICLALVAAAAETRTPLLGVCLGHQTIGQAFGGKVVRAGEIVHGKMGTIHHADGGVFAGLPSPLEATRYHSLIVERNSLPDCLEVTAWLESGMIMGLRHRELPIEGVQFHPESIASQHGHAMLKTFLERAKVSA; via the coding sequence ATGTTGCTCCTGATTGATAACTACGACAGCTTTACCTACAACCTCGTGCATTATTTTGGCGAACTCGGCGCCGAGGTGGTGGTCAAGCGCAACGACGCGCTGGACGTCCAGCAAGCCATGGCGCTGAACCCCTCGGCCATCGTGCTCAGCCCCGGCCCCTGCGACCCCGATCAGGCGGGGATCTGCTTGGCCCTGGTCGCCGCCGCCGCCGAGACGAGAACGCCGCTGCTGGGTGTGTGCCTTGGCCACCAGACCATCGGACAGGCGTTTGGCGGCAAGGTGGTGCGCGCGGGCGAGATCGTGCATGGCAAGATGGGCACCATTCACCACGCTGACGGCGGGGTCTTCGCGGGCCTGCCCTCGCCGCTGGAGGCGACGCGCTATCACTCGCTGATCGTCGAGCGCAACAGCCTGCCCGACTGCCTTGAGGTCACCGCCTGGCTGGAAAGCGGCATGATCATGGGGCTGCGGCACCGCGAGCTGCCCATCGAGGGCGTGCAGTTCCACCCTGAAAGCATCGCCTCGCAACATGGCCACGCGATGCTGAAAACGTTTCTTGAGCGCGCGAAGGTTTCGGCATGA
- a CDS encoding divergent polysaccharide deacetylase family protein, with protein MSGFIKGIVVGLGSFGLGFVVLSVVLPVDAPGRLQPSPAQVEAERQAEVDLVPATAAPDAPSVTGDTPAPAGPAVEATAQEPATQSVDPVPSNDLVAESEGLDPAPADPATQATPVETAPEPSPSVTPPADASPRVQDPPAAPRTALTPPLPDTDRPDPQPASAANAQPDSAPAEAEAPVVEPAPVEPMGAASETGPSPVVTLPSAADAPPLAAGATDTPGAVTAPAADATPLAQAGTALAQARSALVPTERSTVERALPDTTAPAMPQPEPPVTADPVPQPAPEPTAPAESQSPLAPVPAARVPLSEPLLPRAPGFAIERPPVQPMPTGTPQVAVRRGATADSAPRQVEGVTVGRLARIGAPVPEGSTAEPTPDPADPGLSAAQRFAAQPAISGDERPLGVVLTDSAASQSAILALGVPVTVALDPYDADAPRRAAEYRSAGYEIALLAARMPALATPADLTVILDAWMRDFPETVALMDVPLNGVGANPTLARDLTAMLAVDGYAAIALRGGLDAFLQAAEDSDLPAVAVYREIDSAGQSEIAVRRMIDRAAFEALRRPGILIAGSADDRGLMTELADFAQGRGRSGVALAPASAVLSAAR; from the coding sequence ATGAGCGGGTTCATCAAGGGAATCGTCGTTGGCTTGGGCAGTTTCGGGCTGGGGTTCGTTGTGCTTTCGGTCGTGTTGCCGGTTGACGCGCCGGGCAGGCTGCAACCCAGCCCCGCGCAGGTCGAGGCCGAGCGTCAGGCCGAGGTGGATCTGGTGCCCGCGACGGCTGCCCCCGATGCGCCATCCGTGACCGGTGACACGCCCGCGCCCGCCGGTCCCGCTGTCGAGGCGACGGCGCAAGAGCCTGCCACACAGAGCGTGGATCCTGTGCCTTCGAACGATCTGGTGGCGGAGTCTGAAGGTCTCGATCCTGCGCCTGCGGACCCCGCGACGCAGGCAACGCCGGTCGAGACAGCGCCCGAGCCGTCCCCGAGTGTTACGCCTCCGGCGGATGCCAGCCCACGTGTGCAAGACCCGCCCGCCGCGCCGCGCACGGCGTTGACCCCGCCGCTGCCCGATACCGACCGCCCCGATCCGCAACCCGCGTCCGCTGCCAACGCACAGCCCGACAGCGCCCCCGCTGAAGCCGAAGCACCGGTTGTCGAGCCCGCCCCTGTTGAGCCGATGGGCGCTGCGTCTGAAACGGGGCCATCGCCGGTGGTCACGCTGCCCTCTGCTGCCGACGCCCCGCCGCTTGCCGCAGGGGCAACCGACACCCCCGGCGCGGTGACGGCGCCTGCCGCTGATGCCACGCCGCTTGCGCAGGCCGGGACAGCGCTGGCTCAGGCGCGCAGCGCCCTTGTGCCGACCGAGCGTTCTACTGTCGAGCGCGCGCTCCCCGACACGACCGCGCCCGCCATGCCCCAGCCTGAACCGCCCGTGACGGCTGACCCCGTCCCGCAACCGGCCCCTGAGCCCACCGCCCCGGCCGAGAGCCAGTCCCCGCTCGCGCCCGTTCCGGCTGCCCGCGTCCCGCTGTCCGAGCCGCTGCTGCCGCGCGCGCCCGGCTTTGCGATCGAGCGCCCCCCGGTGCAGCCCATGCCCACCGGAACGCCGCAGGTTGCCGTGCGCCGGGGTGCGACGGCCGATTCCGCGCCGCGTCAGGTCGAAGGCGTGACCGTCGGCCGCTTGGCGCGCATCGGTGCGCCGGTGCCCGAGGGATCCACCGCCGAACCGACGCCGGATCCTGCCGATCCCGGCCTGTCCGCCGCGCAACGCTTCGCCGCGCAGCCGGCGATCAGCGGTGACGAGCGCCCGCTGGGCGTGGTGCTGACCGACAGTGCCGCCTCGCAATCCGCGATTCTGGCGCTGGGGGTGCCGGTTACGGTCGCGCTGGATCCTTATGACGCGGATGCGCCGCGCCGCGCTGCCGAATACCGCAGCGCCGGGTACGAGATCGCCTTGCTGGCCGCGCGGATGCCCGCTCTGGCGACGCCTGCGGACCTGACGGTGATTCTGGACGCGTGGATGCGCGATTTCCCCGAAACCGTGGCGCTGATGGACGTGCCGTTGAACGGCGTGGGGGCGAACCCGACGCTGGCCCGCGATCTGACGGCGATGCTGGCGGTGGATGGCTACGCGGCGATTGCGCTGCGCGGGGGGCTGGATGCGTTCCTGCAAGCGGCTGAAGACAGCGACCTGCCGGCGGTGGCAGTGTACCGTGAGATCGACAGCGCCGGGCAAAGCGAGATTGCCGTCCGCCGGATGATCGACCGCGCCGCGTTTGAGGCCCTGCGCCGTCCCGGTATCCTGATCGCGGGATCCGCCGATGATCGCGGCCTGATGACCGAGCTTGCCGATTTCGCCCAAGGGCGCGGGCGCAGCGGTGTCGCGCTGGCCCCGGCCTCGGCCGTGTTAAGCGCCGCGCGCTGA